In a single window of the Cetobacterium sp. ZOR0034 genome:
- a CDS encoding NfeD family protein encodes MLIWFIAGLVLLGVELLTFGLISIWFALGAFLTMPFYNLALEHQFYIFVGTSLLSLILVRKIALKYFKTNSKELNRITEKEVTIEDITLKGNQTFYTVYLDGKIWEAISSDDFKIGENAIVQKIVGNKLFLIKKL; translated from the coding sequence ATGCTAATATGGTTTATTGCTGGCTTAGTGCTTTTAGGAGTTGAACTTTTAACTTTTGGACTTATTTCAATCTGGTTTGCTCTTGGAGCTTTTTTAACAATGCCATTTTATAATTTAGCTTTAGAGCATCAATTTTATATTTTTGTGGGTACATCACTTCTTTCTTTAATCTTGGTTAGAAAAATTGCTTTAAAATATTTCAAAACCAATTCAAAAGAATTAAACCGTATCACAGAAAAAGAAGTAACTATCGAAGATATTACTTTAAAAGGAAACCAAACCTTTTACACAGTTTATCTAGATGGAAAAATTTGGGAAGCAATATCTTCAGATGATTTTAAAATTGGAGAGAATGCTATTGTTCAAAAGATTGTCGGAAACAAACTGTTTTTAATTAAAAAATTATAG
- a CDS encoding NADH:flavin oxidoreductase, whose amino-acid sequence MKRILDETKLGNLKMKNRIVRGALWEDLADEKGHLTSELEAVYEELAQGGVGTIITGYAFVTENEQPNPGMLGIYDDKFISEYKKFTDKIHSYDTNIILQICYGGFMTRHNVGERVIWGPSTAQDEVSGTWAQEMTKDEIKELVNAFGDAALRAKKSGFDGVEIHGAHGYLLSQFLSPYFNKRTDEYGGDVENRGRIILEVYQNIREKVGSDFSVWIKLNSADYIAEGGLTQEDSLYVAKKLSEMGIDAIEVSGGNASIKEVIKNNLAPARTKVVVSKDNESYFRDYAVKLAEMVETPVILIGGNRSVDVMENILNTSKVEYFSMARPLTCEPNLINIWKSGDMKKPKCVSCNQCYMTPGKRCIFNIKK is encoded by the coding sequence ATGAAAAGAATTTTAGACGAAACTAAATTAGGAAATTTAAAAATGAAAAATAGAATAGTAAGAGGAGCACTTTGGGAGGATTTAGCTGATGAGAAAGGGCATTTAACTTCGGAGCTAGAAGCAGTATATGAGGAGCTAGCTCAGGGTGGGGTTGGAACTATAATTACAGGGTACGCATTTGTAACAGAAAATGAGCAGCCAAACCCAGGAATGTTAGGAATATATGATGATAAATTTATTTCAGAGTATAAAAAGTTTACAGATAAAATTCATAGCTATGATACAAATATAATTTTACAAATATGTTATGGTGGATTTATGACTAGACATAATGTAGGAGAAAGAGTTATCTGGGGACCATCAACAGCACAGGATGAAGTTAGTGGAACTTGGGCTCAAGAGATGACAAAAGATGAGATAAAAGAGTTGGTAAATGCATTTGGAGATGCGGCTTTAAGAGCTAAAAAATCAGGATTTGATGGAGTTGAAATTCATGGAGCACATGGATATCTATTAAGCCAATTTTTATCGCCATACTTCAATAAAAGAACAGACGAGTATGGAGGGGATGTAGAAAATAGAGGAAGAATTATCTTAGAAGTTTATCAAAATATAAGAGAAAAAGTTGGGTCAGATTTCTCGGTTTGGATAAAATTAAACTCAGCAGACTATATAGCTGAAGGAGGATTAACTCAAGAGGATAGTCTTTATGTAGCTAAAAAACTTTCTGAAATGGGAATAGATGCAATAGAGGTATCTGGTGGAAACGCTTCGATAAAAGAGGTTATAAAAAATAACTTAGCTCCAGCAAGAACAAAAGTTGTAGTTTCAAAAGATAATGAATCATACTTTAGAGATTATGCTGTTAAACTAGCTGAAATGGTAGAAACTCCAGTTATTTTAATAGGTGGAAATAGAAGTGTTGATGTTATGGAAAATATTTTAAATACAAGTAAGGTTGAATACTTCTCAATGGCAAGACCTTTAACTTGTGAACCAAATCTAATTAATATTTGGAAGTCAGGAGATATGAAAAAACCAAAATGTGTATCGTGTAATCAATGCTATATGACACCAGGAAAAAGATGTATCTTTAATATAAAAAAATAA